The following are from one region of the Rhodopirellula sp. P2 genome:
- a CDS encoding carbohydrate-binding domain-containing protein, whose amino-acid sequence MDWSLEELEPRLLLAGDAGQEVGFALDSSGIQVQAIGDTGQEVLEVIYNEERISYFRVSDQWETYQINVDYTTIDPSLLRIHFVNDLYDPAQGIDRNVQLGSVTIGDQVLDSNAANVFSTGTWLPEDGVISGQGRGSVLNANGYLQYGTPSGSELIVYARGDEGGETMNVLAGSFRSDRISLTTKMTAYKFYLNTELEPSSVRVEFLNDLYRPDLGIDYNLVVDRIEIDGVVHQTEDPTTFAQGVYRDGALTSGNWQTERLEGRGHFQFDASDFTSERYTLDDSIAEAGVSIISPNLPFDVEHEITSSDQSAVGWSESFWTESGQYQKIVQVQLFDENGSALTSFHRGEPVELIQATMEFLDDDSLESSQFSLKDLEVDSQDRLLARLQVFHYNGNYRSYSNVLVRLTSDGQLDSSFGDGGFVPVSLGGITTASSMTIDSQDRILISNAVTISRYNADGTADNSFGTNGASDIPLPQEPDFYAGQSQILTRPDDSILVLWGIPSSANASAGWLIQLNEDGSTGTWFGDEGFASIPYQQFSEFSSYSERFERMVLDDEGRLTILGTQALLRFTIDGQIDPSFGDGGRIILPSSIVTDGSLLFDNTGGTFGLDGLGRYLVHYFNGVARLTPDGQLDTSFSADGISAYNPDEIGSLQPYSLKEGKFDSDGELRTLAQNDNGFGVAFWQLV is encoded by the coding sequence ATGGATTGGTCTCTGGAGGAACTGGAACCACGGTTGCTTCTGGCTGGTGACGCTGGCCAAGAAGTCGGCTTTGCCTTGGACTCTTCTGGAATCCAGGTTCAAGCAATCGGCGACACTGGCCAAGAAGTTCTGGAAGTCATCTACAACGAAGAAAGGATCTCGTACTTTCGCGTTAGCGACCAATGGGAGACCTATCAGATCAACGTGGACTACACCACGATTGATCCCAGCCTACTGCGGATTCATTTTGTGAACGACCTCTATGACCCAGCACAGGGAATCGACCGGAATGTTCAACTTGGATCGGTGACCATTGGCGATCAAGTTCTCGACAGCAACGCGGCGAACGTCTTCTCAACGGGAACTTGGCTCCCCGAAGACGGAGTCATCTCCGGCCAAGGACGTGGCAGCGTGCTGAACGCGAATGGGTACTTGCAGTACGGCACGCCCAGCGGATCGGAACTCATCGTTTATGCTCGCGGCGATGAAGGCGGCGAAACGATGAACGTGTTGGCCGGGTCCTTTCGTTCCGATCGAATCAGCTTGACAACCAAAATGACGGCTTACAAGTTCTATCTCAACACCGAGTTGGAACCGAGTTCAGTTCGAGTTGAGTTTCTCAACGATCTGTACCGACCTGATCTAGGAATCGACTACAACCTAGTCGTCGATCGGATCGAGATTGATGGTGTCGTCCACCAAACCGAAGATCCAACGACCTTCGCCCAAGGCGTTTATCGAGACGGTGCACTCACGTCGGGCAATTGGCAAACCGAGCGTCTCGAAGGACGTGGGCATTTTCAGTTCGATGCAAGCGATTTTACGAGCGAACGATACACGTTGGACGACTCAATCGCCGAGGCAGGCGTTTCCATCATTAGCCCCAATCTTCCTTTTGATGTTGAACACGAGATCACCTCTTCGGATCAATCCGCGGTTGGATGGAGCGAATCGTTTTGGACCGAATCAGGCCAGTATCAAAAGATTGTCCAAGTCCAACTGTTCGACGAAAACGGATCTGCGCTGACTTCGTTCCATCGCGGCGAACCTGTCGAACTGATTCAAGCCACAATGGAATTCCTCGATGATGACTCGCTGGAATCTTCGCAATTCTCATTGAAGGACCTCGAGGTCGACTCACAGGATCGGCTGCTCGCCCGTCTTCAGGTATTCCACTACAACGGAAACTACCGCAGCTATTCCAATGTATTGGTTCGGTTGACATCGGATGGACAATTGGATTCCTCGTTCGGCGACGGTGGATTCGTGCCAGTGTCATTGGGAGGCATCACGACCGCTTCCTCAATGACAATCGATTCCCAAGACCGCATTCTGATTAGCAATGCCGTGACGATCTCACGCTACAACGCGGACGGGACCGCCGACAACAGTTTCGGAACCAACGGTGCATCGGACATCCCGTTGCCGCAGGAACCTGACTTTTACGCGGGCCAATCGCAGATCCTCACGCGTCCTGACGATTCGATCCTGGTCTTGTGGGGAATCCCATCCAGTGCGAACGCGAGTGCCGGGTGGCTGATTCAATTGAACGAAGACGGCAGCACGGGAACCTGGTTTGGCGACGAAGGCTTCGCAAGCATTCCCTACCAACAGTTTTCAGAATTTTCGTCCTACAGCGAGCGGTTTGAACGGATGGTGCTGGACGATGAAGGAAGGCTCACCATCCTGGGGACTCAGGCACTGCTTCGGTTCACGATCGATGGTCAAATCGACCCCAGCTTTGGTGACGGCGGTCGGATCATTCTGCCAAGTTCCATCGTGACCGATGGATCGCTGTTGTTCGATAACACGGGCGGGACCTTCGGCCTCGATGGCTTGGGCCGTTATCTGGTCCATTACTTCAACGGAGTTGCTCGGCTGACGCCGGACGGCCAACTGGACACGTCATTCAGTGCCGATGGGATCTCGGCCTACAACCCTGATGAAATCGGAAGCCTGCAGCCCTATTCACTGAAAGAGGGAAAATTCGATTCCGATGGCGAACTTCGCACGTTGGCGCAGAACGACAACGGTTTCGGCGTCGCCTTCTGGCAACTCGTTTGA